Proteins encoded within one genomic window of Anopheles gambiae chromosome 3, idAnoGambNW_F1_1, whole genome shotgun sequence:
- the LOC1278976 gene encoding mitochondrial uncoupling protein 4 isoform X1, protein MVVARSVAENDKPSTGEAAAAASDGDTTMQQTAAATGRTEMRPVKYHYADSFWCTYLVSVFAASIAETVTYPLDLTKTRLQIQGEAAATAVDAEGAVKKLKYRGMFATATGIIREEGALKLWQGITPALYRHLVYSGVRIVTYDALRKKLRNGKETFSLWQSALSGVGAGALAQWLASPADLVKVHVQMEGKRRAMGLEPRVHSAAHAFREIVSRGGVFGLWKGSVPNVQRAALVNLGDLTTYDTVKHFIMHKTGLPDCHVVHIMSSICAGLVAATMGTPADVVKTRIMNQPTDSSGRGLLYKGSIDCLQQTIGKEGFFALYKGFLPVWIRMAPWSLTFWLSFEQIRASLGASGY, encoded by the exons AACCATCGACCGGTGaggcagctgcagcagcgagCGACGGCGACACGACGATGCAGCAGACGGCGGCGGCCACCGGCCGGACGGAGATGCGTCCGGTCAAGTACCATTACGCCGACTCGTTCTGGTGCACCTACCTGGTGTCGGTGTTTGCGGCCAGCATTGCCGAAACGGTCACCTACCCGCTCGATCTGACCAAAACGCGCCTCCAGATACAGGGCGAGGCGGCGGCAACAGCGGTCGATGCCGAGGGTGCCGTCAAGAAG CTCAAATACCGTGGTATGTTTGCAACCGCTACTGGCATCATCCGCGAGGAAGGAGCGCTAAAGCTTTGGCAAGGTATCACGCCCGCCCTATACCGGCATCTTGTGTACAG CGGCGTTCGCATCGTAACGTACGATGCCCTCCGCAAGAAGCTGCGCAATGGGAAGGAAACCTTTTCCCTCTGGCAGTCGGCCCTGTCCGGCGTTGGGGCGGGTGCACTCGCCCAGTGGCTCGCTTCGCCCGCCGATCTCGTGAAGGTGCACGTGCAGATGGAGGGCAAACGGCGAGCGATGGGGTTGGAACCGCGCGTCCACAGTGCGGCACACGCGTTCCGCGAAATAGTAAGCCGCGGCGGTGTGTTTGGGCTGTGGAAGGGTAGCGTGCCGAACGTGCAGCGCGCCGCGCTGGTGAATCTGGGCGACCTGACGACCTACGATACGGTGAAACACTTTATCATGCACAAAACCGGGCTGCCCGATTGCCACGTGGTGCACATCATGTCGTCAATCTGTGCGGGTTTGGTGGCGGCAACGATGGGCACGCCGGCGGATGTCGTGAAGACACGCATCATGAACCAACCGACGGATTCTAGTGGCAG GGGACTGCTGTACAAGGGTTCGATCGATTGTCTGCAGCAAACCATCGGAAAGGAAGGCTTTTTCGCACTGTACAAAGGGTTCCTTCCCGTCTGGATCCGTATGGCACCGTGGTCGCTAACGTTTTGGCTTTCGTTCGAGCAAATACGGGCCAGCCTTGGTGCTAGTGGATATTAG
- the LOC1278977 gene encoding uncharacterized protein LOC1278977 isoform X1, producing the protein MANIDPVAHRRYKEKKIVTNHAAASTAADAGDDGHVAEEHDATAEAAVVEEAPLERQQQPQTKLSSGGSVETVSGAPIERRDPIELETEDKLEYRFVPTGNGVVNFKVRAPNDAHIALTTNPEESDPMLEVFIGGWKNTKSVIRKNRTKPDVAEVETPDILNAGEFRGFWIRWQDNVITVGNEGAAAAFLSYENPEPFPINCVGFCTGWGATGSWLIEPASEQASPSAPTAAALSAGGAACWVAAANGEIPPNAVVGGSDGEDMYIGRAQHEGGIIPGKVVASHGVCYIAWGGAENPKAEYEVLCDFGGEFVPASGSDIPPTALPAGESEDGEPLFIGRVTHEGTVTVGKVQPSHGVCYIPYGGQELAFAEYEIFVSP; encoded by the exons ATGGCCAACATTG ATCCGGTTGCGCACCGTCGATACAAGGAGAAAAAGATTGTAACTAACCATGCTGCTGCCAGTACTGCTGCCGATGCCGGTGACGATGGCCACGTGGCTGAAGAGCATGATGCGACGGCAGAGGCAGCGGTAGTAGAGGAGGCACCATTGGaacggcaacagcaaccacaAACAAAGCTGTCCAGTGGGGGTAGCGTTGAAACTGTTTCCGGTGCACCAATCGAACGACGTGACCCGATCG AGCTGGAAACGGAGGACAAGCTGGAGTACCGCTTCGTGCCAACCGGCAACGGGGTGGTCAACTTCAAGGTGCGCGCACCGAACGATGCCCACATCGCGCTCACCACCAACCCGGAGGAGTCGGACCCGATGCTGGAGGTGTTTATCGGTGGCTGGAAGAACACCAAGTCGGTCATTCGCAAGAACCGCACCAAGCCGGACGTGGCGGAGGTGGAAACACCCGACATTCTGAATGCGGGCGAGTTCCGGGGCTTCTGGATCCGTTGGCAGGATAAT GTGATTACGGTCGGTAATGAAGGAGCGGCCGCTGCCTTCCTGTCGTACGAAAACCCGGAACCGTTCCCGATCAACTGCGTCGGTTTCTGTACGGGCTGGGGTGCGACCGGATCGTGGCTGATTGAACCGGCCTCGGAGCAGGCGAGCCCATCGGCCCCGACGGCCGCCGCCCTGAGTGCTGGCGGAGCTGCCTGCTGGGTTGCGGCGGCTAATGGGGAAATTCCCCCGAACGCGGTGGTTGGTGGTTCGGACGGTGAGGATATGTATATTGGGCGGGCCCAGCACGAGGGTGGCATCATCCCCGGCAAGGTGGTCGCCTCGCACGGTGTGTGCTACATTGCGTGGGGTGGGGCCGAGAACCCGAAGGCCGAATACGAGGTGCTGTGCGATTTCGGGGGCGAGTTTGTGCCGGCGAGTGGTAGCGACATTCCGCCCACGGCCCTGCCGGCCGGCGAATCCGAGGACGGTGAGCCACTGTTCATTGGGCGGGTGACACACGAGGGCACGGTGACGGTGGGCAAGGTGCAGCCGTCCCACGGCGTTTGCTACATTCCGTACGGCGGTCAGGAACTTGCGTTCGCCGAGTACGAGATCTTCGTCAGTCCTTAA
- the LOC1278977 gene encoding uncharacterized protein LOC1278977 isoform X2, which produces MANIELETEDKLEYRFVPTGNGVVNFKVRAPNDAHIALTTNPEESDPMLEVFIGGWKNTKSVIRKNRTKPDVAEVETPDILNAGEFRGFWIRWQDNVITVGNEGAAAAFLSYENPEPFPINCVGFCTGWGATGSWLIEPASEQASPSAPTAAALSAGGAACWVAAANGEIPPNAVVGGSDGEDMYIGRAQHEGGIIPGKVVASHGVCYIAWGGAENPKAEYEVLCDFGGEFVPASGSDIPPTALPAGESEDGEPLFIGRVTHEGTVTVGKVQPSHGVCYIPYGGQELAFAEYEIFVSP; this is translated from the exons ATGGCCAACATTG AGCTGGAAACGGAGGACAAGCTGGAGTACCGCTTCGTGCCAACCGGCAACGGGGTGGTCAACTTCAAGGTGCGCGCACCGAACGATGCCCACATCGCGCTCACCACCAACCCGGAGGAGTCGGACCCGATGCTGGAGGTGTTTATCGGTGGCTGGAAGAACACCAAGTCGGTCATTCGCAAGAACCGCACCAAGCCGGACGTGGCGGAGGTGGAAACACCCGACATTCTGAATGCGGGCGAGTTCCGGGGCTTCTGGATCCGTTGGCAGGATAAT GTGATTACGGTCGGTAATGAAGGAGCGGCCGCTGCCTTCCTGTCGTACGAAAACCCGGAACCGTTCCCGATCAACTGCGTCGGTTTCTGTACGGGCTGGGGTGCGACCGGATCGTGGCTGATTGAACCGGCCTCGGAGCAGGCGAGCCCATCGGCCCCGACGGCCGCCGCCCTGAGTGCTGGCGGAGCTGCCTGCTGGGTTGCGGCGGCTAATGGGGAAATTCCCCCGAACGCGGTGGTTGGTGGTTCGGACGGTGAGGATATGTATATTGGGCGGGCCCAGCACGAGGGTGGCATCATCCCCGGCAAGGTGGTCGCCTCGCACGGTGTGTGCTACATTGCGTGGGGTGGGGCCGAGAACCCGAAGGCCGAATACGAGGTGCTGTGCGATTTCGGGGGCGAGTTTGTGCCGGCGAGTGGTAGCGACATTCCGCCCACGGCCCTGCCGGCCGGCGAATCCGAGGACGGTGAGCCACTGTTCATTGGGCGGGTGACACACGAGGGCACGGTGACGGTGGGCAAGGTGCAGCCGTCCCACGGCGTTTGCTACATTCCGTACGGCGGTCAGGAACTTGCGTTCGCCGAGTACGAGATCTTCGTCAGTCCTTAA
- the LOC1278976 gene encoding mitochondrial uncoupling protein 4 isoform X2, protein MQQTAAATGRTEMRPVKYHYADSFWCTYLVSVFAASIAETVTYPLDLTKTRLQIQGEAAATAVDAEGAVKKLKYRGMFATATGIIREEGALKLWQGITPALYRHLVYSGVRIVTYDALRKKLRNGKETFSLWQSALSGVGAGALAQWLASPADLVKVHVQMEGKRRAMGLEPRVHSAAHAFREIVSRGGVFGLWKGSVPNVQRAALVNLGDLTTYDTVKHFIMHKTGLPDCHVVHIMSSICAGLVAATMGTPADVVKTRIMNQPTDSSGRGLLYKGSIDCLQQTIGKEGFFALYKGFLPVWIRMAPWSLTFWLSFEQIRASLGASGY, encoded by the exons ATGCAGCAGACGGCGGCGGCCACCGGCCGGACGGAGATGCGTCCGGTCAAGTACCATTACGCCGACTCGTTCTGGTGCACCTACCTGGTGTCGGTGTTTGCGGCCAGCATTGCCGAAACGGTCACCTACCCGCTCGATCTGACCAAAACGCGCCTCCAGATACAGGGCGAGGCGGCGGCAACAGCGGTCGATGCCGAGGGTGCCGTCAAGAAG CTCAAATACCGTGGTATGTTTGCAACCGCTACTGGCATCATCCGCGAGGAAGGAGCGCTAAAGCTTTGGCAAGGTATCACGCCCGCCCTATACCGGCATCTTGTGTACAG CGGCGTTCGCATCGTAACGTACGATGCCCTCCGCAAGAAGCTGCGCAATGGGAAGGAAACCTTTTCCCTCTGGCAGTCGGCCCTGTCCGGCGTTGGGGCGGGTGCACTCGCCCAGTGGCTCGCTTCGCCCGCCGATCTCGTGAAGGTGCACGTGCAGATGGAGGGCAAACGGCGAGCGATGGGGTTGGAACCGCGCGTCCACAGTGCGGCACACGCGTTCCGCGAAATAGTAAGCCGCGGCGGTGTGTTTGGGCTGTGGAAGGGTAGCGTGCCGAACGTGCAGCGCGCCGCGCTGGTGAATCTGGGCGACCTGACGACCTACGATACGGTGAAACACTTTATCATGCACAAAACCGGGCTGCCCGATTGCCACGTGGTGCACATCATGTCGTCAATCTGTGCGGGTTTGGTGGCGGCAACGATGGGCACGCCGGCGGATGTCGTGAAGACACGCATCATGAACCAACCGACGGATTCTAGTGGCAG GGGACTGCTGTACAAGGGTTCGATCGATTGTCTGCAGCAAACCATCGGAAAGGAAGGCTTTTTCGCACTGTACAAAGGGTTCCTTCCCGTCTGGATCCGTATGGCACCGTGGTCGCTAACGTTTTGGCTTTCGTTCGAGCAAATACGGGCCAGCCTTGGTGCTAGTGGATATTAG
- the LOC4578182 gene encoding uncharacterized protein LOC4578182, with protein MVNYTSTPRHIHFYDIHDDDRYPRTARKQQLHRWDALHSMKWVPYQDSGPLPPSAVECGTSKRTKLYLGRAEHAGSVTPGFINPAKKVCYIPWGGKAHEKKVCEILCTAGEFVPCTETNVLLRATPAGVSEQGEPLYIGRVAVDGQLVCGKVQRSHSVCYIPYNRKEEPHVNFEVFIKSQQ; from the exons ATGGTGAATTACA CGTCCACGCCGCGGCACATCCACTTCTACGACATCCACGATGACGACCGGTACCCGCGCACCGCCCGCAAGCAGCAGCTCCACCGGTGGGATGCGCTGCACAGCATGAAATGGGTACCGTACCAGGACAGTGGGCCCCTGCCGCCCAGTGCCGTCGAGTGTGGCACCAGCAAGCGCACGAAGCTGTACCTGGGCCGGGCCGAGCATGCCGGCTCGGTCACGCCCGGCTTCATCAACCCGGCCAAGAAGGTGTGCTACATTCCGTGGGGCGGCAAGGCGCACGAGAAGAAGGTGTGCGAGATCCTGTGCACCGCCGGGGAGTTTGTGCCGTGCACCGAGACGAACGTGCTGCTGCGGGCAACGCCGGCCGGTGTGTCCGAGCAGGGCGAACCGCTGTACATCGGGCGGGTAGCGGTGGACGGGCAGCTGGTCTGCGGGAAGGTGCAGCGATCGCACTCCGTCTGCTACATACCGTACAACAGGAAGGAGGAACCGCACGTCAACTTTGAAGTGTTTATCAAATCGCAGCAGTGA